A genomic stretch from Pseudoliparis swirei isolate HS2019 ecotype Mariana Trench chromosome 18, NWPU_hadal_v1, whole genome shotgun sequence includes:
- the LOC130208002 gene encoding zinc finger E-box-binding homeobox 2-like: protein MMTEESRGKRRKQANPRRNRVDAEPVSSLGSEGEDELGLWSLEPQDCQDKTSLTPSEGTEEPASPARSTRPHSLSPGSRSYWPQEEQEAEAAEDATGASAADREADQEPLRMFCKNSDSQNGLEDLAHYRFLAQLRKASTSASLLDHLNHNGTAAVYHPGSSHEELPPAIWSPGAQHRSPEGADAGRTEQACPFCHRMYQRGPSLRDHIKYCQERDGGHMVCPLCGYTATLRAQMERHLAFHNQVQDKSVITLDQGIETRKFKCLQCGKAFKYKHHLKEHLRIHSGEKPYECSNCKKRFSHSGSYSSHLSSKKCLSGGGNGGGNAGGASGAFNGLSQSPYHHSFPTSPSAGVGRNSTDKGSLLASQTQDLTGLLCRVPEDPHQLSLQDPNHNPARASDLARLWDPSTELSLRASILKGTTLLPYLHSGTKFEQMLQEMLHREVRKEEEMDIGVGGAAMEERKVIYNEGGPDRKVSPDRRREAGRSGEGERGVLGMTCRWCSHIFPNVAVLLQHERYLCKMNREAVEAPEGLRSKDHPLPPLFFPRSALQLENSKPSEVANKSGNKSPLQKPSWHSLPQQLLVAMYSPPQPHHDAPSSQAYCSGQEKGSPNQPMNHSPELSSPRVRRRVPSSGFGSPVCLDFPSCPPELASTQNLASSPWSAQNEPLDLSLPKQLSDQQGRNKTVNGNSGRRERREHRTQQLRRPSPMSHLSLHHHPAYSGAGAHMFPGSLYNGFPIFNQSGLGLSGPDGNTGIPFSQQASSPGFLSPLAYMMDADAEATLKKLHQERQALMGEVLSHGALDYLSLMDEGLEGEGGPGRKRLKKTDEGLYACDICEKTFQKSSSLLRHKYEHTGKRPHECKICNKAFKHKHHLIEHSRLHSGEKPYQCDKCGKRFSHSGSYSQHMNHRYAYCSKDQDPDQDNEEMPFTPGAGRNMDETPLSMEDTQTAHSFLSDSSLDGAAEALKEEEEDEEEDKDVGVSDGHVEKALVGLSAVAEELGGPPTLGSPRAENGVQNERNGYDLGNHIDKAERQFWDRATEGQNRDLDNCELSLDLTELPRIKI, encoded by the exons ATGATGACGGAAGAGAGCAGGGGCAAGCGGAGGAAACAAGCCAATCCCAGGAGGAACCGAG TGGATGCTGAGCCAGTGAGTTCACTGGGATCTGAGGGGGAGGATGAGCTGGGCCTGTGGAGCCTGGAGCCCCAGGACTGCCAGGACAAGACCAGCTTGACGCCGAGCGAGGGCACGGAGGAGCCCGCTAGTCCTGCTCGCTCCACGCGGCCGCACAGCCTCAGCCCCGGCAGCAGGAGCTACTGGccgcaggaggagcaggaggccgaGGCCGCAGAAGACGCCACCGGCGCATCTGCCGCTGACAGGGAGGCAGACCAGGAACCTCTGAGGATGTTCT GCAAGAACTCAGACTCCCAAAATGGGTTGGAGGACCTGGCCCATTATAGATTTCTGGCCCAGTTGAGGAAGGCCTCTACCTCAGCCAGTCTCTTGGACCACCTGAACCACAATGGCACGGCAGCGGTGTACCACCCAGGAAGCAGTCACGAGGAGCTGCCACCTGCCATCTGGTCACCAGGCGCTCAGCACCGCTCACCCGAGGGAGCAG ATGCAGGCAGGACCGAGCAGGCATGTCCATTTTGCCACAGAATGTATCAGCGAGGACCCTCTTTGAGGGACCACATCAAGTACTGCCAGGAGAGGGATGGGGGCCACATGGTCTGCCCGCTCTGTGGATACACTGCCACCCTTAGGGCGCAGATGGAGCGGCACCTGGCTTTTCATAACCAAGTGCAGGACAAG AGTGTCATCACTTTGGATCAAGGCATTGAGACCAGGAAGTTCAAATGTCTGCAGTGTGGGAAAGCATTCAAGTATAAACACCACCTCAAAGAGCATCTCCGCATCCACAGCG GTGAGAAACCTTACGAGTGCTCCAACTGCAAGAAACGGTTCTCTCACTCTGGCTCCTACAGCTCCCACTTAAGCAGCAAAAAGTGCCTGAGTGGTGGAGGAAATGGAGGGGGAAACGCAGGAGGCGCCAGCGGTGCATTTAATGGACTTAGCCAAAGCCCCTACCACCACTCATTTCCAACATCTCCCTCTGCAGGTGTGGGCAGGAACAGTACTGACAAGGGCTCCCTGTTGGCTTCACAGACCCAAGATCTTACCGGGCTTCTATGTCGAGTCCCGGAGGATCCTCACCAGCTTTCCCTGCAGGACCCCAACCACAACCCCGCCAGAGCGTCAGACCTGGCTCGTCTTTGGGACCCCTCAACAGAGCTCTCTCTGAGGGCCAGTATCCTCAAAGGGACCACCCTGCTCCCTTATCTGCACTCTGGGACCAAGTTTGAACAGATGCTGCAGGAGATGCTTCACAGGGAggtgaggaaagaggaggagatggacatAGGAGTAGGAGGAGCTGCAATGGAGGAAAGGAAGGTGATTTACAACGAAGGAGGGCCCGACAGGAAGGTGTCGCCTGACCGGAGACGAGAAGCAGGGAGGTCAGGTGAAGGGGAGAGAGGTGTGCTTGGGATGACGTGTCGTTGGTGCTCACATATTTTCCCCAATGTGGCGGTGCTCCTGCAGCACGAGCGCTACCTCTGCAAGATGAACCGAGAGGCGGTGGAGGCGCCCGAGGGACTCCGCAGCAAAGACCATCCCTTGCCACCGTTATTCTTCCCCAGATCTGCTCTCCAACTGGAGAACAGCAAACCGAGCGAAGTAGCCAACAAGTCTGGAAACAAATCCCCTTTGCAGAAGCCCAGTTGGCACTCTTTACCGCAGCAGCTTTTGGTGGCAATGTACTCCCCTCCACAGCCCCACCATGATGCCCCCTCCTCTCAGGCGTACTGCTCCGGCCAAGAAAAGGGAAGCCCAAACCAACCGATGAACCACTCCCCAGAGCTGTCATCGCCTCGGGTCAGAAGGAGGGTTCCCTCTTCAGGTTTCGGTTCTCCAGTGTGCCTGGACTTCCCCAGCTGCCCTCCTGAACTGGCCTCCACTCAGAACCTGGCCAGCAGCCCCTGGTCTGCACAGAACGAGCCTCTGGACCTCTCCCTGCCCAAGCAGCTCTCAGACCAGCAGGGGAGGAACAAAACTGTAAACGGCAACTCAggcagaagagagaggagggagcacAGGACCCAGCAGCTCAGGAGACCGAGTCCGATGTCACACCTCTCCCTTCACCACCATCCGGCCTACAGTGGGGCCGGAGCTCATATGTTTCCAGGTTCCCTATATAATGGATTTCCTATCTTCAACCAGTCTGGTTTAGGGCTTTCAGGTCCTGATGGCAACACAGGGATTCCTTTCAGCCAGCAAGCTAGTAGCCCCgggtttctctctcctctggctTACATGATGGATGCCGACGCAGAGGCGACCCTGAAGAAGCTCCACCAGGAGAGACAAGCTCTCATG GGTGAAGTGTTAAGCCACGGAGCTCTAGACTACCTTTCCCTCATGGATGAAGGactggagggagaagggggtCCCGGTAGGAAAAGACTGAAGAAGACCGACGAGGGGCTTTACGCTTGTGACATTTGTGAAAAAACCTTTCAGAAGAGCAGCTCTCTGCTCCGACACAAATACGAGCACACAG GTAAGCGTCCTCACGAGTGCAAGATCTGCAACAAGGCCTTCAAGCATAAGCACCATCTGATTGAGCACAGCCGGCTGCACTCTGGAGAGAAACCCTACCAATGTGACAAGTGTGGCAAACGCTTCTCTCACTCCGGCTCATACTCACAGCACATGAACCACCGCTATGCCTACTGCAGCAAGGACCAGGATCCAGACCAAGACAACGAGGAAATGCCTTTCACCCCAGGGGCGGGCAGAAATATGGATGAGACCCCTCTGTCCATGGAGGACACTCAGACGGCGCACTCCTTCCTCAGCGATTCCAGTCTCGATGGAGCTGCAGAGGCcctcaaagaggaagaagaagatgaggaagaggataaaGACGTAGGGGTTAGTGATGGTCATGTGGAAAAGGCACTAGTGGGTTTGTCAGCGGTAGCGGAGGAGCTAGGAGGTCCCCCCACCCTCGGATCACCTAGAGCGGAGAATGGAGTGCAAAACGAGAGAAATGGTTATGATTTAGGAAACCACATTGACAAAGCAGAGAGACAGTTCTGGGACAGAGCCACTGAGGGCCAGAACAGAGACTTGGACAACTGTGAACTTAGCCTGGATTTAACAGAATTACCCAGAATAAAAATTTAA